The nucleotide window CACGGTGACGGTGCATGTGATTTAGCGCCTTTGTTTGGCCTGAACAAGCGTCAAGTTCGTGAACTTGCAGCAACGCTAGGTGCTCCAGAGCTACTAGTTAAGAAAGTACCGACCGCTGATCTAGAAGAGCTTGATCCACAGAAAGCCGATGAAGCAGCATTGAACCTTTCTTACGATCAGATCGATGATTTCCTTGAAGGCAAAGCCGTTTCTCAAGACGTATCCGATCGCTTAGTGAGTATCTACAAAGCAACACAGCACAAGCGTCAACCAATCCCAACTATCTACGATTAATTAGTTTTTGAATTAGTCTAAGAATCAAAAGGCCGGAAGCTCATTCACGAAGTTCCGGCCTTTTCTTTTTAGTACTTTTCCTTTTGACCAACGAGTCGTTAATCAACAACTTCGATATCGGTTTGAGGCACACTGCAACACGCCAGTATCTGACCCATGTTACGCTCGTGTTCTTGTAGCGCTGGAACATCCGGTTGGTGAACTTGCCCTGACTCAAGGGTCACCTTACACGCACCACAAAAACCCGCACGGCAGCTTGATGCAATGGATACACCCGCCGACTCAGCTTGCTCTAGTAAAGTAGACTGGTTATTACCTTCGAATAGGTAGCCGTTAACACTTAGCTGTAGCTGCTTCACCGTCTCTTCCGTTGATTGTGCGACACCAAATGCTTCTTGATGATAATGCTGAGGATTAAGCCCCATTTGAATCAGTAGTTTCTTCGCATTATCCATAAAGCCATCAGGACCACACACGAACGCTTGGCGTTTGTGTAGTTCTTCCATTTTAGCGACATGCGACACGCTCAAACGTCCTGATAAACCATCCCACTCTTTCGTTGGCTGGCTTAACGAATAGATAACACGCAATCCTGCATGGTCATTGGCAATTTGATCAATCTCAGCTTGATAAGGGATATCTTCTTCGCTGCTGCATTGATGATAGAAAACCACATCATCAATTTGACCATGGTCTGCCAAGTAACGAAGCATCGACAACATTGGAGTAATGCCGCTGCCTGCAGACAAAAGCAATAACGGGTGAGTTGGGTTTGCTTCTAAGTAGAATGCACCATCTGGATTTTGAGCAACTAACGTATCGCCCACTTGGAAATGATCATTGAGCCAGTTAGATATTTGGCCATCGTCCACTCGCTTCACTGATATCGCCACACGACCCGCTCGTGAAGGGCTAGAAGATAACGTGTAACGACGAGACACTTTCTCGCCATTAATCACCATTTCAATCGGTAAATGCTGCCCCGGCTGATAGCTTGGTAATGAATGGTTCTCTTTTGCTGGCTCTAGCCAGAACGTTGTAAAGTCGCGAGCGATCTCTTCACGTTCAACACAAGTTAAGTGCAACGACTCTATCCAAGTGTCTTCATAGTGCTCTTTCTCTTTGATTTCGAGCACTTCAACCACATCACCAGCTTTGATTAAGCCTTCATTTTTCGCCACAAGATTCTGACCAAAGAATACGCCACCACGCTCATTCGCTCTGAAAGTCGAGAAGGTATTAAGAGGCTCTTTTGTTGCTCTAAATTCTCCACGTTCAACATCCACCGTCGTCAGAATACAACGCTCACAAGGTTTGACTGCTTCGAATTCAACCTCGCCGATTCGAATACGCTTCCAACCATCTTCAGCAAAGGCTTCTGTATTAGAGACAACAAAGTTGGTGCGGAACTGATCCATCGAATGGACTTCAGGGCTGCGGCGATTCAGCTCATCAAGGGATGCTTGGCTGATCACTAACATTGGGTAGCCATCAGCAAAGCTTACATTCTGGCCGAGTTTTTCACGCACACGATTTGATTGCTCACCAGAGAACAGTAATTCCACACGAACTCCCAACACATCGCTGAACCAATCATCGGCTTCATCATTTGTGGTGTAAGCGGTGAAGCTGTCTTTCCAAACCGTTGCTGGCGCTTCTTGCATCTTGAAGTTCGCGTATTTTAGTCGCAGCGGCTCTTTGCCTTCATAAGTGAAAATCAAACCGTCTGGTTGCAAGCTTGAAGATACCTTGACCATCTTTGGGTACTTACGTGCCGTGACCATTGAACCGTCAGCCAATGCCAACATAAAACGTCTGTCGAAGGTAAGGCCTTGTTTTTCGACCCAAGCAGAAGAGAGCGAGATGCCGCCCACTGATTTTACCGGAAACACATTGATTTGAGATAAGGAAGGCTGTTTACCTGAAGACTTTTGAGCTAAAGCCCTTTGACCTGAAGATAGCTGCGACATAACGATTCCAATGTTTTGTTGTTTGTCCCAATGCTAACAAATGGTTGTAAATAGATAAACTGGCATGCATTAAACACTTGATACTAAGCTAATATCTTGAGATGTTTAAATCATTGTCTTGTATACATTAAGACAGCAATGCATTAACACTCTTCATACGTTCTATAATTTGAACACGGTTATCGCATTGAACCTTCATTGAATAAAAAGGATTTATCATGAACAAACTCGTCATTATCATTTTATGTGTACTGCTTCCGCCTGTTGGTGTGTTCTTCGCTCGTGGCGCAGGTAAAGATTTGCTGATTAACATCATCCTAACCTTCTTCTTCTGGGTACCAGGAATGATTCACGGACTCTGGGTAGCAACTCGCTAGCCCGTCTTCGAAAATAAATACCGAATAAAATACGCAGAAAAACAAGCTCCTACCCCTGAAGAGTTAAAAATAGGATGAAATGAAAGTGCTTTTCCACTATCATCCTGTCGCCTAAACGTAAGCGATTGCTTTCACAGATTTCGCCGAGTTTAGGCTCCAACTACAAAACACTTCAAATGGTGGGAGCCTTCAATGACACAACTTACGATTACTCGTCCTGACGACTGGCACGTTCATCTACGCGATGGCGACGTATTAAAAGATACAGTGCGCGATATCAGCCGCTACAATGGTCGAGCGTTAATCATGCCAAACACCATCCCACCGGTAACCGATACCGAAATGGCCCTTGCTTACCGTGAACGCATCATGGCAGAGCAACCAAGCGAACAATTCCAGCCTCTAATGGCACTTTACCTAACTGATAACACAACACCTGATGAGATTCGCAAAGCGAAAGAGTCTGGTGCAGTAGTGGCAGCAAAGCTTTACCCAGCAGGCGCGACCACAAACTCAGATTCTGGTGTAACGTCAGCACAAAAGATCTACCACGTATTAGAAGCCATGCAAGAAGTGGGTATGTTGCTATTAGTTCACGGTGAAGTAACCACTCACGATGTTGATATCTTCGACCGTGAGAAGCAGTTCTTAGACACTGTGCTAGCGCCGATTGTGAACGACTTCCCTAACCTGAAGATTGTTCTTGAGCACATCACAACCGCTGATGCAGCAAACTTCGTTAAGAACGCGAATGAAAACGTAGCGGCAACCATCACCGCGCACCACCTACTTTACAACCGTAACCACATGTTGGTTGGCGGCATTAAGCCACACTTCTACTGCCTTCCGATCTTGAAGCGCAACACTCACCAATTAGCGCTTATCGAAGCTGCGACAAGCGGCAGCAAGAAGTTCTTCTTGGGCACAGACTCTGCGCCACACGCTAAAGGTGCTAAAGAGTCAGCATGTGGTTGTGCAGGTTCTTACACAGCACACGCTGCGGTTGAACTGTACGCTGAAGTGTTCGATTTAGAAGGCAAGATTGAGAACCTAGAAGCATTCGCGAGCCACAATGGTCCGGACTTCTACGGTATGCCACGCAACACGGACACAATCACGCTCGTTAAAGAAGAGTGGAATGTTGCTGAAACAATGCCTTTCGGTTCAGACATTGTTGTGCCAATCCGTGGCGGCGAGACGATTGCTTGGTCAGTAAAATAAGCGCTTGGGCTGTTAAATAAACACCCTCCATTTAGCGAAGAGGGTCGCCATAATAATTATGGTGACCCTTTTTTGTTTCGAGCAAAAACGGTCTCATTCAAAGAAGTAATTTAACGATTACTTACCACGAACTTTTCCAATCGCAGTCCAAATCACGACGACGATCAATCCAGCTAAGACACCAATAACACCATTCAGTAGAGTTGGAACAACCGCTGTCGCTATCGTATATCCACGAAAATCCATAATAATCGGCTCAATTAAGTGATGAATCGCAGGAACGTTGTGTACCACAATACCGCCGCCAACCAAGAACATCGCAGCCGTGCCGACAACCGCAAGCATTTTCATTAGCTTAGGTGCAAATGCGACTAGCCCATTACCCAACCTGGCCTTAATGGCACTCCCATTCGATGTGCGTTGGAGATAGAAACCTAAATCGTCTAGCTTCACGATCCCTGCCACTAAGCCATAAACACCAATCGTCATCACAACCGCTATCAAACTCACCACAAGAATCTGAGTCACGATACTTGTACCCGTTACGGTACCCAGCGCAATTACAATGATTTCCGCAGATAAGATAAAGTCAGTCCGAATCGCACCTGCTACCTTTCTCTTCTCATACTCTTCAACAGATTCGCCCGAGCTGCTTTCCTCACCTTCCTCTTCGTGTTGATGAGCGTGAGGAAAAAGCTTTTCTAAAATTTTCTCTGCCCCTTCAAAACAAAGAAACAGGCCACCAATCACCAGTAGTGGCATGATCAACCAAGGAATAAATGCACTGATCAATAGTGCTGCCGGAACCAAAATCAGCTTGTTTTTAAATGAGCCTTTTGCGACCGCCCATACCACTGGGATTTCTCTTTCAGCAGAAACACCTGATACCTGCTGGGCGTTAAGGGCTAAATCGTCACCCAATACGCCTGCGGTTTTTTTAGCGGCCACCTTAGACATCAGTGCGACATCATCCAACACGGTTGCAATGTCATCTAGCAGTGTTAGTAAACTTGCTCCAGCCATTTTGTTGTCTCTTTATAAAGAATTGAACCATCGATAAAATGTAACACCATCAATTCACTCATCAAAGTTATGAGTCTGTAAAAAATAAAGTCACAAGTTGTGTTTTCTATTGCTGTCTCTGTTAGACAGGAATAATCTGTCTTAATCTTTCACGAACATAAAAGAAAAAGTATAGATGAAAAGTGAATCTACCTACCCGATTGGTAAGCCAGGGCAAAAATGGCAACAAGCAGAACGTGAAGCATGGTTAGCTCAACGAACGGTTAAGCGTGAATACCAGCAAGAAGTTGTACCAAAGATTAAAGCACTTGCAGACCGCTTTGACATCGAGCAATACGGTGTACTGAGCTACGACGAAGCTCGCTTCCCACTATTCGCTATCAAGAGCAAAAACTGGGACGCATCAAAGCCAACGATTCTCGTGAC belongs to Vibrio cyclitrophicus and includes:
- a CDS encoding hybrid-cluster NAD(P)-dependent oxidoreductase, whose protein sequence is MSQLSSGQRALAQKSSGKQPSLSQINVFPVKSVGGISLSSAWVEKQGLTFDRRFMLALADGSMVTARKYPKMVKVSSSLQPDGLIFTYEGKEPLRLKYANFKMQEAPATVWKDSFTAYTTNDEADDWFSDVLGVRVELLFSGEQSNRVREKLGQNVSFADGYPMLVISQASLDELNRRSPEVHSMDQFRTNFVVSNTEAFAEDGWKRIRIGEVEFEAVKPCERCILTTVDVERGEFRATKEPLNTFSTFRANERGGVFFGQNLVAKNEGLIKAGDVVEVLEIKEKEHYEDTWIESLHLTCVEREEIARDFTTFWLEPAKENHSLPSYQPGQHLPIEMVINGEKVSRRYTLSSSPSRAGRVAISVKRVDDGQISNWLNDHFQVGDTLVAQNPDGAFYLEANPTHPLLLLSAGSGITPMLSMLRYLADHGQIDDVVFYHQCSSEEDIPYQAEIDQIANDHAGLRVIYSLSQPTKEWDGLSGRLSVSHVAKMEELHKRQAFVCGPDGFMDNAKKLLIQMGLNPQHYHQEAFGVAQSTEETVKQLQLSVNGYLFEGNNQSTLLEQAESAGVSIASSCRAGFCGACKVTLESGQVHQPDVPALQEHERNMGQILACCSVPQTDIEVVD
- a CDS encoding YqaE/Pmp3 family membrane protein, yielding MNKLVIIILCVLLPPVGVFFARGAGKDLLINIILTFFFWVPGMIHGLWVATR
- a CDS encoding DUF808 domain-containing protein; this translates as MAGASLLTLLDDIATVLDDVALMSKVAAKKTAGVLGDDLALNAQQVSGVSAEREIPVVWAVAKGSFKNKLILVPAALLISAFIPWLIMPLLVIGGLFLCFEGAEKILEKLFPHAHQHEEEGEESSSGESVEEYEKRKVAGAIRTDFILSAEIIVIALGTVTGTSIVTQILVVSLIAVVMTIGVYGLVAGIVKLDDLGFYLQRTSNGSAIKARLGNGLVAFAPKLMKMLAVVGTAAMFLVGGGIVVHNVPAIHHLIEPIIMDFRGYTIATAVVPTLLNGVIGVLAGLIVVVIWTAIGKVRGK
- the pyrC gene encoding dihydroorotase, whose amino-acid sequence is MTQLTITRPDDWHVHLRDGDVLKDTVRDISRYNGRALIMPNTIPPVTDTEMALAYRERIMAEQPSEQFQPLMALYLTDNTTPDEIRKAKESGAVVAAKLYPAGATTNSDSGVTSAQKIYHVLEAMQEVGMLLLVHGEVTTHDVDIFDREKQFLDTVLAPIVNDFPNLKIVLEHITTADAANFVKNANENVAATITAHHLLYNRNHMLVGGIKPHFYCLPILKRNTHQLALIEAATSGSKKFFLGTDSAPHAKGAKESACGCAGSYTAHAAVELYAEVFDLEGKIENLEAFASHNGPDFYGMPRNTDTITLVKEEWNVAETMPFGSDIVVPIRGGETIAWSVK